From one Lotus japonicus ecotype B-129 chromosome 3, LjGifu_v1.2 genomic stretch:
- the LOC130744610 gene encoding PKS-NRPS hybrid synthetase cheA-like, with the protein MEGIHNHEPARSLLGHNFVGRLKPGEKEQVEKMTRSWVPPRKSLLTLKENNPSNLTTISQIYGVCKRLRKSLRGGLTEMQHLLKKLDGDKYVHFERHEPGSEVIRDVFWAHPNAIKLFNTFPYVVIMDCTYKTNKYAIPLLEIVGLTSTDKTYSIGFCYIVNEGIDDYVWALECMKSLLADQAMLPKVIVTDRDLALLSAAKQSLPNTTHLLCLWHINKCVLAKCKLYVGTDDFAELVMMKWAEVVDAATVEEFEVKWMQLFNMCKAKYNNFTSYCSTTWLVHKEKFAKAWTNHVMHFGTTTSNRAEGAHASLKKMLRDCKGDLATSWDASHSLTCNRHTEILASFERSIHRIDHIFMFPFYTNIRGFVSNKCLQLIDAEHIRMKPYGGCDCLLRETHGLPCGCELAGYERIPYESIHPFWKRLSWEHVPEPVADTTSNHICGMNHGDMQPEVEALTHYFSSLDTGGQSMVRRKLQAIYCPESSSLCTPAVKIRSKRTLKANEKIPPKNKAIGSLTRDLSGFEHVDREIREAKKVSQPPKKKKRVKKSDTSYFMGHFPAFFHPYIQTVQNVEDDGNCGYRAVAALLGLPSGEESWSWVRAALIEELERHRGLYDEMWSRHVVNALHSRLTLPSGDPATEDKWMQLPEMGYLVATRFQVVFISISSTGCWSYLPLRGEGPPDVHHVIVVGHVINHFLYGFFSIQESAYNE; encoded by the exons atggaaggtatacacaaccatgaaccagctaggtcactacttgggcacaattttgttggtcgtctaaaacccggagagaaggagcaagtggaaaaaatgacaaggagttgggttccaccgagaaagtcgttgttgactttgaaggaaaacaatccttcaaacttgactaccatatctcagatttatggtgtttgcaagaggttaagaaaatccctccgcgggggattgacagaaatgcaacacttgttgaagaagttggacggtgacaagtatgtccactttgaaagacatgagcctggatcggaagtcattagagatgtattttgggctcatccaaatgctatcaaactgttcaacacattcccgtatgtagtgattatggattgcacatacaagacaaacaaatatgcaattcccttgcttgagattgttggactgacttccacagataagacatactccataggcttttgctacattgttaatgagggcatagatgactacgtttgggcactggagtgtatgaagtctctattagctgatcaagccatgttgcctaaggtgattgttactgacagggatcttgccttattgagtgctgctaagcaaagccttcctaacactacacatttattatgcttgtggcacatcaacaagtgtgttttggcaaagtgcaaactctatgttggcacagatgattttgctgagttggttatgatgaagtgggcagaggtggtggatgctgcaacagttgaagaatttgaagtgaaatggatgcaattgtttaatatgtgcaaggcAAAATACAacaactttacctcctattgttctactacatggttggttcacaaggagaaattcgccaaggcatggacaaatcatgtgatgcactttggaacaacaacaagtaacag ggctgagggtgcacatgccagtttgaagaagatgttacgggattgcaagggtgacctggccacttcatgggatgcgtcgcatagtttgacatgtaatcgacatactgaaatattagcatcgtttgagcgcagtattcacagaattgatcacattttcatgttcccattttacacaaatattagaggatttgtgtcaaacaaatgcctgcagctcatcgacgctgaacatataagaatgaagccctacggcggatgcgattgcttgttgagagagactcatggactaccttgcggttgtgaacttgcag gttatgaaagaattccatatgagtcaattcatccattctggaagagactgagttgggagcatgtacctgaacctgttgcagatactaccagcaaccatatttgcggcatgaaccatggagatatgcaaccagaagttgaggcattgacacattatttcagttctttggatactggagggcagagtatggtaaggaggaagcttcaagcgatctattgtcctgaaagcagttcacTTTGTACTCCTGCGGTTAAGATAAGGTCCAAGCGCACTCTTAAGGCGAATGAGAAAATACCACCCAAGAAtaaagcaataggatccttgactcgtgatctttcaggttttgaacatgttgatagggagatcagagaggcaaagaaggtttcacaaccaccaaagaagaagaagcgtgtgaagaagtctgatacaagctatttcatgggtcattttccagcctttttccacccatatatacaaacagttcagaatgttgaggatgatggtaactgtggctatagagccGTTGCTGCATTACTCGGACTACCATCAGGTGAGGAAAGTTGGTCATGGGTTAGGGCAGCGTTGATAGAAGAACTTGAACGACACAGAGGGttgtatgatgaaatgtggTCCAGACATGTGGTTAATGCCTTACATTCCCGACTCACTCTTCCTTCTGGTGATCCGGCTACCGaggataaatggatgcaactgccagagatgggataccttgtagcaaccaggttccaagtGGTTTTCATATCCATCTCCTCTACGGGTTGTTGGTCATACCTTCCACTAAGAGGAGAAGGTCCACCGGATGTACATCATGTTATAGTTGTTGgtcatgtgataaatcacttt TTATACGGGTTTTTTTCAATACAAGAGTCGGCATATAATGAGTga
- the LOC130745523 gene encoding receptor-like protein 43: MFMKHKMNLYLSKLLILFAIFTLLHLKANGAKCNVDDEAGLMGFKSGIKSDPSGILKSWIPGTDCCTWQGVTCLFDDKRVTSLYLSGNPENPKSFFSGTISPSLSKIKNLDGFYLLNLKNISGPFPGFLFKLPKLQFIYIENNQLSGRIPENIGNLTRLDVLSLTGNRFTGTIPSSVGGLTHLTQLQLGNNSLTGTIPATIARLKNLTYLSLEGNQFSGAIPDFFSSFTDLGILRLSRNKFSGKIPASISTLAPKLRYLELGHNQLSGKIPDFLGKFRALDTLDLSSNRFSGTVPASFKNLTKIFNLNLANNLLVDPFPEMNVKGIESLDLSNNMFHLNQIPKWVTSSPIIFSLKLARCGIKMKLDDWKPAETYFYDFIDLSGNEISGSAVGLVNSTEYLVGFWGSGNKLKFDFERLKFGERFKYLDLSHNLVFGKVPKSVAGLEKLNVSYNHLCGEIPKTKFPASAFVGNDCLCGAPLQPCKKA, from the coding sequence ATGTTCATGAAACACAAAATGAACCTCTACCTCTCCAAACTTCTCATCCTCTTTGCTATCTTCACCCTCCTACACCTCAAAGCCAATGGAGCCAAATGCAACGTGGACGATGAAGCAGGCCTAATGGGCTTCAAATCCGGTATCAAATCCGACCCATCCGGCATACTCAAGTCATGGATACCGGGTACGGATTGCTGCACTTGGCAAGGAGTAACATGCCTATTCGATGACAAACGGGTCACAAGCCTTTACCTATCCGGAAACCCCGAAAACCCAaaaagcttcttttcgggtaCCATTTCACCCTCCCTCTCAAAAATCAAAAACCTTGATGGATTCTACCTCCTAAACCTGAAAAACATTTCGGGTCCATTCCCGGGTTTCCTCTTCAAACTACCCAAACTCCAATTCATCTACATCGAAAACAACCAACTCTCGGGTCGGATACCCGAAAACATCGGAAACCTGACCCGGTTAGATGTACTAAGTCTCACCGGAAACCGGTTCACCGGAACGATCCCGAGTTCAGTGGGTGGGTTGACTCACCTGACTCAGCTCCAACTCGGTAACAACTCACTCACCGGAACGATTCCGGCGACAATTGCAAGGCTGAAGAATCTGACGTATCTCAGCCTCGAAGGGAACCAGTTTTCAGGTGCTATACCGGATTTCTTCTCCTCTTTCACCGACCTCGGGATTCTCAGACTTTCCCGGAATAAATTTTCCGGGAAAATCCCAGCTTCGATTTCTACTCTCGCGCCGAAACTGAGGTACTTGGAGCTCGGGCACAATCAACTTTCCGGGAAAATCCCAGATTTTCTCGGGAAATTCAGAGCGTTAGATACTCTCGACCTCTCGTCTAACCGATTCTCAGGGACGGTGCCGGCGAGTTTCAAGAACCTGACGAAGATTTTCAATCTCAACCTCGCCAACAATCTCCTCGTAGACCCATTTCCCGAAATGAACGTGAAAGGCATCGAATCATTGGATTTGTCGAACAACATGTTCCATTTGAATCAAATCCCGAAGTGGGTCACTTCATCTCCGATCATCTTCTCGTTGAAGCTCGCACGGTGTGGGATAAAGATGAAGCTCGATGATTGGAAGCCTGCAGAGACGTACTTCTATgacttcattgatctttctggGAATGAGATTTCAGGGAGTGCGGTTGGTTTGGTGAATAGTACAGAGTATTTGGTGGGGTTTTGGGGTTCTGGGAATAAGTTGAAGTTTGATTTTGAGAGATTGAAATTTGGGGAGAGGTTTAAGTATTTGGATTTGTCTCATAATTTGGTGTTTGGGAAAGTTCCTAAGAGTGTTGCTGGGCTTGAGAAGTTGAATGTGAGCTACAATCATCTTTGTGGTGAGATTCCAAAGACTAAGTTTCCAGCTAGTGCTTTTGTGGGGAATGATTGTTTGTGTGGTGCTCCTTTGCAGCCATGCAAAAAAGCATAG
- the LOC130745524 gene encoding uncharacterized protein LOC130745524 yields the protein MDHFAAAEEQIASQKLRQKLDEVNVAAQANLAPIQDHVNYTLQKAYFKCAYECFDRRRRQEEITNCVENCSVPLANVQQTFDHEMASFQEKLNRSLMVCQDKFEAAKLQQKAGATTDMISCADQAIQDSIKMLPILTNRLKSSFGIREDI from the exons ATGGATCACTTTGCAGCAGCTGAAGAGCAAATTGCTTCACAGAAGCTGAGGCAGAAACTCGACGAAGTCAATGTAGCTGCTCAAGCTAATCTTGCCCCTATTCAGGACCATGTCAATTATACTCTTCAG AAAGCCTATTTTAAATGTGCGTATGAGTGCTTTGATAGACGCAGAAGGCAGGAGGAGATAACCAATTGTGTTGAAAATTGCAGCGTTCCTCTTGCTAACGTGCAACAGACTTTTGATCATGAGATGGCAAGTTTTCAG GAGAAGTTGAATAGATCTCTGATGGTCTGTCAAGACAAGTTTGAGGCAGCTAAGCTCCAGCAGAAAGCTGGTGCTACCACTGATATGATTTCCTGTGCTGACCAAGCAATTCAAGACAGCATTAAGATGCTGCCAATTCTTACCAACAGGTTGAAATCATCCTTTGGCATTAGGGAAGACATTTAA